Below is a window of Thermococcus sp. MV5 DNA.
ATATACTCTTTTTGGCCTTCCTAATAAAAAGACCCATCATTATTGTTGTAATAAACTCCGTGGCTAATGTGGCTATACTTGCACCTAAAAAACTATACTTAGATATTAAAAACAGATTCAGGATTAGATTAACAAATGTGCCCACGCTAGAAATCTCGCTGATAATTTTTTGCTGATTCATAGATGCAATAATATGATAAAACGTAGAATTTACAAAAGCATATACAATCGTCCATATTAAGACTTTCAATGCTAATGAGGAGGGCAAATATTCTTTACCATAAATTAGTAAAATTATATCATCAGCTAAAACTGTCACTAAAACTGCAATTGGAACTGATAAAATAATCATATATCTCAGAGAGTTATAGGAAAGACTTC
It encodes the following:
- a CDS encoding polysaccharide biosynthesis C-terminal domain-containing protein, coding for MTVLADDIILLIYGKEYLPSSLALKVLIWTIVYAFVNSTFYHIIASMNQQKIISEISSVGTFVNLILNLFLISKYSFLGASIATLATEFITTIMMGLFIRKAKKSI